From Variimorphobacter saccharofermentans, one genomic window encodes:
- a CDS encoding urea amidolyase associated protein UAAP1: MQKKWSKILKPGEKWSGNIGRNKYIRFRAMGQDANVSMLLYNMFDTSERYNMPDTLKAQFTAHLTKGNVLMSDNGRVMASIVEDSLGWHDTISGYTTRAMTDAKYGKTTYQDMGNDYLRCGEENFKVELIRNNMSTRDLVPCVNLFSKVYVEEDGSMHYEQGHCKEGSTVTLRSEMDVIIILSNTPNPLNETTFYPAVPVEIQVYDAPEADLLDECVNHRPENYRAFENTWEYYNLLGR; this comes from the coding sequence ATGCAAAAGAAATGGAGTAAGATACTAAAACCAGGTGAAAAATGGTCAGGAAATATCGGCAGGAATAAATATATTCGTTTTAGAGCTATGGGACAGGATGCAAATGTATCAATGCTGTTATATAACATGTTCGATACCTCTGAAAGATATAATATGCCGGATACTTTGAAGGCCCAGTTTACAGCACATTTAACAAAGGGAAATGTCTTAATGAGCGATAATGGACGTGTTATGGCAAGTATTGTGGAGGACAGTCTTGGATGGCATGATACGATTTCGGGTTATACCACAAGAGCTATGACGGACGCAAAATATGGCAAGACCACATACCAGGACATGGGAAATGATTATCTTAGATGTGGGGAAGAGAATTTCAAAGTTGAATTAATAAGAAATAACATGAGTACAAGAGACTTAGTCCCATGCGTTAATCTTTTTTCAAAAGTTTATGTAGAAGAAGATGGTAGCATGCATTATGAACAGGGACATTGCAAGGAAGGCTCAACTGTAACGCTCAGAAGTGAGATGGATGTCATAATTATTCTTTCCAACACACCGAATCCATTAAATGAAACGACTTTCTATCCTGCAGTACCTGTCGAAATACAAGTTTATGATGCTCCGGAAGCAGATTTATTGGACGAATGTGTCAATCACAGGCCAGAGAATTACAGAGCATTTGAAAACACATGGGAATATTATAATTTACTAGGCAGATAA